The genomic DNA GGTTCAATACTACCAAGTACCAGCAGAAAACTTGCTCTTCACAGCAATTATTTTAGACATGAGACACAATTCAAAGATCACAGTTAAGGAGATCACAATCAAACATAAAGTCCAACATTAAAATACCAAAGATGCGAGGTATCTCACAATTTCTTAGACTCATATCGTGCCCATGATAATGAAAGGAAGAATCGGACAGAAAGAATCATTGAGGTGAGGTTGTATAACGGTGGTCCATAGCGATGACGCTGCTCCTCCATGGGCCTACCAGTAGATAAGAGTTATCATGTGATTGTTATTTACACACACACAGAAGAAATATAAAGAAGAAAGGATGAACAACATTGAAAAAGAGTAATTTTGTACCCGTCATCGTCATTAATCTGCCTTGTAAAATCAAGCAATACCTATAACTCAAATAGAATAGTCTCTTAGAATCTCGACAAATCTCAAGTCAACACAACCAGTACTAGAAGACAAAACAATCTAAATAACAACTTTTGTACAAATTTATCATAAGTATCACATGGGTGATATTAGTCATGAATCAACCTAACTCTGCTGCCAAGGAAGGATGAATTCAGAGAGACGTGATTAAAACTATGAATCTAAATTACATGAAGAAGCTTTGTTATATTGACACTGTGTGATAATTACAAGAATCCAAATACATTCTAATTACCATAATTACAGTGTAAATAGTATAGTTAGCCTAGATGCATTATCTACATAATGCAAGGGTTTGAGGGCTTCCATAGTATAGTTATCCTAGTTGCATTATGTAGACAATGCAACTAGGCTAGCTATACTATGTAGGAACATGGAGAAATGATATCGCATGGAAACATGGAGTTTTTGTTGATggagaaacaagaaaaataaaatgtaattacTGTGCAAAAATAGTTATTGCAAGAATTTACAGGCTGAAACatttcataattatgaatttcttaaacaattaataattaatttgtccctggtttaaaaacttcaaaatttcgTCGGTGAAGATTCTTATGGTATTCTAACCATGCAAACAAAATTAGGGAACAAAATTTGACCAGTGAGTATATGGTTATTTGgaacaaaattgcaaattttgaaacttttggatgaaaaatcaaactaaattgAGTCATTTttgaaatgctatgaaactttgCGGATCTTTTTCTGTATTTTTATGGATGCCTCAACAAACAATcagctcaaaatttgatttataggtCGAAAtttccattgttttgttttgagttttTGGCGCTTTTGTcagaaaattctaattttatatGGAAAGACATACTTTAACGTCCTAAACATGAAtgcaaaaaatcatgaaaaaactCACTTTCTAGACTTTATGtctacagaaaaaaaaataggaggTCAAAAATAGGAAGAATCTCAAATTACATAGTAGAATCTGTGTTTTTGTACAGAGTCATTCTTCAGACTAAGTTTATATTACaaggtcaatttgaacaattaacctgTAATTCAAATATTGCATTCAATTTGCAGCCTGCAACtaatttagttttgtttttatccATTATTTAGTTTCAAGGCGCTATGGGATATCATTAATGAGAAGTGGGATAAACAACTCCATAGGCCTTTGCATGCTGCAGGCTGATATCTCAATCCTTAGCTACATTACAGACCTGTTTTTAAAGCTACTATGAAGTCAAATGTGGACTATATGATTGCTCAGAAAGGATGGTGGGAGATGTTGAAGAAAATAGTGATGGTAGTCCAATAGCAATGGCTGCACTTAACCAAAACCCCATCACAATGGTCGAAATCAAATGGAGATGAACATCTAGAGCTTCAAATTTTTGCAATTCATGTGCTTAGCTAGATTTTCCGTTCATCCGGATTTTGAGATGGTAaagtttctttaaaatttcagtTTTGAAAATACCCTACAACTAGTTACATACTAATGGAGTTTTCATCTATTAGGTCCACACAAATAGAAGAAATTGTTTGAAACAAAAGATAATGAATGATGTTGTGTTTGTAAAGACAAATTCAAAATTGTCAAGAGGAAGAAAACTAATACATTGAATCTAATGAATAATGGATTGTGTACAATAATGAAGGTTCATTTGAGAATGACATTTAAACTGATACATATTACATAGAAATAgctgatgaaataacattgaaatCAATAATAGATTGAAGATAAGATAACCCCCCATAGATACATACCTCAGGAACTCCAACAAGGTACTTGACGAGGGTTTTATAGACTCCTGTTGCAGAGCCAAGCTGAGCTAATTGCCTTCTCCTATCCATTTGTTGTTTCCAGAGAAGAGCATATCGATCACGGATGCTAGCACCAGAATATACCAAAGCATCTACCTCTGCTTGCTTATTCCTCTCTGAGCGTTCGCGTTGTTGTCTGAGGAGAGTTCCACGAAAATCTTGAGGTAGATATGTCATAACTgtgttaaatacatgatcagcattttttatttggaaagaTTCCAAAGTGGTCAAAGTGCGATGAAGTTTATCTTTGAGCTTCCCAAGAATAATGGAAAATTGAATATTGTCAGGTGTGGACTGCTGTTGTTTCAGCTGCATCAtcgaaatcaaatcaaatctcaATAAGAATGTTATGTTAAAGAGACCGAGTGAAAAGGGGAAAATGGATCTGGATTACATTACCGGGTCTGGCCAATTAGATTGTTGAAGTAAAAAAATGGTTTCTTCAATATATTCTCGATTCTTCCACATGTTTTCATCAATCTTATGGGGAGGTTGGGTGAAAGTGAGAGCTTCATCATCAATTCCCAAATCAGTGGCCATAGTACGAAGCAGAGAAGTAAGGTGAGAGACGTCTGAAGAAAGAGGAGGAGTGAAGGGGTGTTTGTCGTAGTAAGACGACAGGAAGGCCCTAGTTATGGGCACCAAACCCTCTGTAGAAGCAGCCATCGGAATCGGAATCGGAGGATTGGATTATCAGACAGATCTAAATCCCACCTTtccctttcttttcttctttttctcttctcttctcttctcttctcttctcttctcttctactCAACCCCATTCATTGATCCCTCTCGAAtattctcttcctttttttttttattctctgttGACTCCATGCTCTCACTGCTCAGTCAATCTCGATAATTAGGGGATTATTAGATTTGCAACTTTGATAcacaaataaattcaaatttaaaatactctttttacttcctcaaataaaaaaattgttttttatggtGGCTGGGGTTTGAACCACGCAGTTATGTCTCTCTTTGAACTATGTTCACAAagacattcatttttatttttgcatccaaatattttttacttttgaaatgTACATTAACCGATTAATGAGAATGCTTTTAATCATTTGAAAtatttccaatttaaaaaaatcattcagtTTGATAACTTTCTCATTAAGGAATTCGGTtccttaatatttttcttattattccatcatttattcaaatatagatttgaaatattttgaatttcatatattccttaaaaaaaaaaaaaaattagttaaattttaATGAAACAGATACAGTGAGGAATGATGGTATATAAATTGGATCGGTTTCATTTTGCCATATAAAaaggagaattgttgttcccacatcttgtttggctgtgccacacgagtaaaatacgaaaatgccattcggcagtttgctaccgaAGTTTTTAGgcaaccggcggcagttaactgccgaggaaatctgaaCTTAAACAATTTtgactgccgaggaaatctgaaCTTAAACAATTTTGGTAGTAAACTGCCAAGGAAATCTTCATCtataaaacatttcaaaatcatTCTAACAGTATTTTTACACAAAGttttaaaattcatcataacagttcaaataacaaataaatat from Medicago truncatula cultivar Jemalong A17 chromosome 8, MtrunA17r5.0-ANR, whole genome shotgun sequence includes the following:
- the LOC11437022 gene encoding uncharacterized protein isoform X2; this encodes MAASTEGLVPITRAFLSSYYDKHPFTPPLSSDVSHLTSLLRTMATDLGIDDEALTFTQPPHKIDENMWKNREYIEETIFLLQQSNWPDPLKQQQSTPDNIQFSIILGKLKDKLHRTLTTLESFQIKNADHVFNTVMTYLPQDFRGTLLRQQRERSERNKQAEVDALVYSGASIRDRYALLWKQQMDRRRQLAQLGSATGVYKTLVKYLVGVPEVLLDFTRQINDDDGPMEEQRHRYGPPLYNLTSMILSVRFFLSLSWARYESKKLKGEQLAVLEQAVDVYTMEFERFITFLSGVFANSPFFIPADVAGAVEIRKNDDYKEISVPAGKTFEVILSVDSVNSYIAWDFSLVQGKINMDIGFSLEFASPTGEKILMLPYRRYESEQGNFCTLMAGSYKLIWDNTHSTFFRKVLRYKVDCIPPVAEPVPFD
- the LOC11437022 gene encoding uncharacterized protein isoform X1; this encodes MAASTEGLVPITRAFLSSYYDKHPFTPPLSSDVSHLTSLLRTMATDLGIDDEALTFTQPPHKIDENMWKNREYIEETIFLLQQSNWPDPLKQQQSTPDNIQFSIILGKLKDKLHRTLTTLESFQIKNADHVFNTVMTYLPQDFRGTLLRQQRERSERNKQAEVDALVYSGASIRDRYALLWKQQMDRRRQLAQLGSATGVYKTLVKYLVGVPEVLLDFTRQINDDDGPMEEQRHRYGPPLYNLTSMILSVRFFLSLSWARYESKKLKGEQLAVLEQAVDVYTMEFERFITFLSGVFANSPFFIPADVAGAVEIRKNDDYKEISVPAGKTFEVILSVDSVNSYIAWDFSLVQGKINMVLLLRFLFFLCANWHDIPKISFYTKLLFVYCQDIGFSLEFASPTGEKILMLPYRRYESEQGNFCTLMAGSYKLIWDNTHSTFFRKVLRYKVDCIPPVAEPVPFD